A window of the Mucilaginibacter sp. cycad4 genome harbors these coding sequences:
- a CDS encoding N-acetylglucosamine kinase, translating into MILVADSGSSKTDWLLTVSDQETRSFLTAGLNPYFLTEKEIARIVLEQAPEMVAFAARISEIYFFGAGCSSPDRHEIVSNALSIHFNKAYISVDSDLLGCAYATCGQEKGICCVMGTGSNISFFDGEEIYDGQHGLGFVLGDEGSGTWFGKKLITDFLYGNMPYDISQKFDKAYHLNKEIVIKNVYQKPNANTYLASFSKFVSEIKTTEYGHSMLVDGLVEFIETNIKSYPEYHKYKCHFVGSIAYSFSEELISLCHLHGVKTGKIIKHPINDLMAFILKRNEMATEE; encoded by the coding sequence ATGATCTTAGTTGCAGATAGCGGATCATCAAAAACCGATTGGCTGCTGACCGTTTCAGACCAGGAAACCCGCTCATTCCTTACCGCGGGATTAAACCCCTATTTTTTAACCGAAAAAGAGATAGCACGGATTGTATTGGAGCAGGCCCCTGAAATGGTGGCGTTTGCTGCCCGGATTTCCGAGATTTACTTTTTTGGTGCAGGGTGCAGCAGCCCCGACCGGCACGAGATCGTATCAAACGCCCTGAGCATACATTTTAATAAAGCTTACATCAGTGTTGACAGCGACCTGCTGGGTTGCGCTTATGCAACCTGCGGCCAGGAAAAGGGAATTTGCTGCGTGATGGGCACGGGCAGTAATATCTCTTTTTTTGACGGCGAAGAAATCTATGACGGGCAGCATGGTCTTGGTTTTGTTTTGGGCGATGAAGGCTCAGGCACCTGGTTTGGAAAAAAGCTGATCACTGATTTTTTATATGGCAATATGCCGTATGATATCAGCCAGAAGTTTGATAAGGCTTACCATCTGAATAAGGAGATCGTGATCAAAAATGTGTATCAAAAGCCTAATGCCAATACCTACCTGGCATCGTTCAGTAAGTTTGTAAGCGAAATAAAAACTACCGAATACGGGCATTCCATGCTGGTTGACGGTTTGGTGGAGTTTATTGAAACCAATATCAAATCATACCCCGAATATCATAAATACAAATGCCACTTTGTTGGCTCCATAGCTTATTCGTTCTCCGAAGAACTTATCTCATTATGCCACCTGCACGGCGTAAAAACCGGCAAGATCATCAAACACCCGATAAATGACCTGATGGCCTTTATCCTGAAAAGGAATGAAATGGCAACAGAAGAGTAG
- a CDS encoding N-acetylmuramoyl-L-alanine amidase produces MAVAATISACSPKVQPFAATNKVYHNQTDSLVEVISREQPAMLVDSAGGAIPSEWVGTVNFNLRKPNYVIIHYTAQDSVKQTLTTFTLVKPQVSAHYVVSKDGKIYHMLNDYLRAWHAGISKWGSISDMNSCSIGIEIDNNGHEPFNDVQVKSLLVLLAQLKKTYNIPQANFIGHQDIAPLRKPDPGPLFPWKLLAQKGFGFWREELLELPPDNFDYATALKLIGYDISNLPAAIVAFKRHFVQTDETPVMTQLDLNILYNVYRKY; encoded by the coding sequence ATGGCAGTTGCAGCCACCATCAGCGCATGCTCGCCTAAAGTACAACCCTTCGCTGCCACCAATAAAGTGTACCACAACCAAACCGATTCATTGGTAGAGGTGATTAGCCGCGAGCAGCCGGCCATGCTGGTTGACAGTGCGGGCGGCGCCATCCCTTCGGAATGGGTTGGCACCGTGAATTTTAACCTGCGCAAGCCCAATTACGTCATCATTCATTACACAGCGCAGGATTCGGTTAAACAAACCCTTACCACATTCACTTTGGTAAAACCGCAGGTGAGCGCGCATTATGTTGTGAGCAAAGACGGCAAAATTTACCATATGCTTAATGATTACCTGCGGGCCTGGCATGCCGGCATCAGTAAATGGGGCAGCATCAGCGATATGAACAGTTGTTCTATCGGTATAGAAATTGACAATAACGGTCACGAGCCCTTTAATGATGTACAGGTAAAAAGCCTGCTGGTTTTATTGGCGCAATTAAAGAAAACCTACAACATTCCGCAGGCAAATTTTATCGGTCACCAGGATATAGCACCATTGCGCAAACCCGATCCCGGGCCATTGTTCCCCTGGAAATTGTTAGCACAAAAAGGCTTTGGTTTTTGGCGCGAAGAACTGCTGGAGCTGCCACCTGATAATTTTGATTATGCTACAGCACTTAAGCTGATCGGCTATGATATCAGCAACCTCCCGGCAGCCATTGTTGCCTTTAAGCGGCACTTTGTGCAAACGGATGAAACACCCGTAATGACACAGTTGGATTTGAATATCCTTTATAATGTTTACAGGAAATATTGA
- a CDS encoding TetR/AcrR family transcriptional regulator, with translation MARSKDFDEAEVLSKAVCIFWHKGYNGTSMQDLVDGLGISRSSLYDTFGDKHALYIKALDSYQKFGGNQMCDIINNTASAKEAIKKLLELTMRDLLNDEQRKGCFMVNAEIELASHDSEVKNVICRNEQQFENAVLRAIKKGQDSGEIRNPQDSLALARFIMNAVRGMQVSAKATADKAFFDDIIKTTLSVLD, from the coding sequence ATGGCACGAAGTAAAGATTTTGATGAAGCCGAAGTATTGAGCAAGGCCGTTTGCATTTTTTGGCATAAGGGTTACAATGGCACGTCCATGCAGGATTTGGTGGACGGCCTGGGCATTAGTCGCTCAAGTTTGTACGATACTTTTGGCGATAAACACGCTTTGTATATTAAAGCCCTGGATAGCTATCAGAAGTTCGGCGGGAACCAGATGTGTGATATTATAAATAATACAGCATCGGCAAAAGAAGCTATAAAGAAACTTTTGGAACTTACCATGCGCGATTTGTTAAATGATGAACAACGAAAAGGTTGTTTCATGGTAAATGCCGAAATTGAACTGGCATCGCATGATTCCGAAGTTAAAAATGTGATATGCCGGAATGAGCAGCAATTTGAGAACGCGGTTCTTCGTGCTATAAAAAAAGGGCAGGACAGTGGTGAGATCCGTAACCCCCAGGATTCCCTTGCGCTGGCCCGGTTCATCATGAACGCGGTAAGAGGCATGCAGGTATCAGCCAAAGCCACAGCCGATAAAGCTTTTTTTGATGATATCATCAAAACCACTCTTTCTGTACTTGATTAA
- a CDS encoding FtsX-like permease family protein: MNTSIYIAKRYLFSGKKMHAINIISGISMLGVLIGSAALLIILSVFNGFEKVILSLYSNFTPEIKIETKLGKTFNPNTPYFTSLHKDAHVFSFTEVLQEKALIKYGDKPFLGTVMGVSDDFLKNPQLDSTIASGSFTLKSGNQNFAVIGATIQGNLGINVHDELSSMQIYSPRRDAENSANPLNEFVVRSINPSGVFAIQQEFDDIAVTPIGFARDLLDQPVDVSSLQLNFKRGTNIDAMQKNIQDKIGRDFTVKNRKEQNSELYKTLNYESWAVYMILTFVLIIAIFNIIGSLTMLVIDKRKDIAILSGLGANKNMIQGIFFFEGMMITAIGCIIGIMLGAIFCLLQQHYGWIKMGAKMSVLDSYPIDLKVKDFGLVLLTVGGISVIAAGISARLSIKGLDEIKQDL, translated from the coding sequence TTGAACACCTCCATTTACATAGCCAAGCGTTACCTGTTTTCGGGCAAAAAAATGCATGCTATTAATATCATTTCGGGCATTTCTATGCTGGGGGTGCTCATTGGCAGTGCGGCTTTGCTCATTATCCTCTCGGTTTTCAATGGTTTTGAAAAAGTTATCCTTTCGTTATACAGCAACTTTACGCCCGAAATTAAGATAGAGACTAAGCTTGGCAAAACCTTCAACCCCAATACGCCTTATTTCACTTCCCTGCATAAAGATGCCCACGTATTTTCCTTTACCGAAGTGCTGCAGGAAAAAGCCCTGATCAAATATGGCGATAAACCATTTTTGGGCACCGTAATGGGCGTGAGTGACGATTTTTTGAAAAACCCGCAGCTCGACAGTACCATAGCCAGCGGCTCGTTCACGCTTAAAAGCGGCAACCAAAATTTTGCTGTAATTGGTGCTACCATACAGGGTAACTTAGGCATTAATGTGCATGACGAGCTTTCGTCCATGCAAATCTATTCACCCCGGCGCGATGCAGAAAATTCGGCCAATCCCTTAAATGAATTTGTTGTACGCAGCATCAACCCCTCAGGGGTATTTGCCATACAGCAGGAGTTTGATGATATAGCTGTAACCCCCATCGGGTTTGCCCGCGACCTGCTTGATCAACCGGTAGATGTTTCTTCACTCCAGCTTAATTTTAAGCGGGGCACCAATATCGATGCCATGCAAAAAAACATCCAGGATAAAATAGGCAGGGACTTTACCGTAAAAAACCGAAAGGAACAAAACAGCGAGCTATACAAAACCCTTAATTACGAAAGCTGGGCGGTTTACATGATCCTTACCTTTGTACTGATCATCGCAATATTTAACATCATTGGCTCGTTAACCATGCTGGTTATTGATAAACGCAAGGACATAGCCATTTTAAGCGGACTGGGCGCCAATAAAAATATGATCCAGGGGATTTTCTTTTTTGAGGGAATGATGATCACGGCTATTGGCTGTATTATTGGCATAATGCTGGGCGCCATTTTTTGCCTGTTGCAGCAGCATTACGGCTGGATAAAAATGGGGGCCAAAATGTCGGTGCTGGACTCGTATCCCATCGATCTTAAAGTTAAGGATTTTGGTTTGGTACTGCTAACTGTTGGTGGCATTTCGGTAATAGCTGCCGGCATCAGCGCCCGTTTAAGTATTAAAGGATTGGATGAAATCAAACAGGATTTGTAA
- the serS gene encoding serine--tRNA ligase — translation MLQVSYIRDNREQVLERLAVKNFKQSQLVDEIIELDDKRRSTQTSMDNVSAEANAAAKQIGELMRAGKKEEAEGLKGKTGAWKEEIKKLGDLLTITEEELYQKLVLLPNLPHSSVPKGLTPEDNEVVLENGTRPELPADALPHWELAAKYNLIDFELGVKITGAGFPVYKNKGAKLQRALINYFIDEAEKAGYSEVSVPLMVNEASGFGTSQLPDKEGQMYHVGIDNLYLIPTAEVPITNLYREVILKEDQLPVRNCGHTPCFRREAGSYGAHVRGLNRLHQFDKVEIVTIAHPDKSYEILELMSSHVQGLLQKLGLPYRVLRLCGGDMGFGSALTYDMETWSAAQQRWLEVSSVSNFETFQSNRLKLRFRNAEGKTQLAHTLNGSALALPRIVATLLENNQTEKGIKVPEVLVPYTKFEWID, via the coding sequence ATGCTGCAAGTTAGTTATATCCGTGATAACCGGGAACAGGTTTTGGAACGTTTGGCTGTAAAAAATTTTAAACAGTCCCAACTGGTTGATGAAATAATTGAGCTGGATGATAAACGCCGCTCCACCCAAACCAGTATGGATAATGTTTCGGCCGAGGCTAATGCAGCTGCAAAACAGATTGGCGAGCTGATGCGCGCCGGTAAAAAAGAGGAAGCCGAAGGCCTTAAGGGCAAAACCGGGGCCTGGAAAGAAGAGATCAAAAAGCTTGGTGACCTGCTTACCATTACCGAAGAGGAACTTTACCAAAAACTGGTACTGCTGCCTAACCTGCCGCACAGCTCGGTACCTAAAGGCCTAACCCCTGAAGATAATGAAGTGGTGTTAGAGAATGGCACCAGGCCCGAGCTGCCTGCCGATGCTCTACCGCACTGGGAACTGGCCGCTAAATACAACCTGATTGATTTTGAACTGGGCGTTAAAATAACCGGCGCCGGTTTCCCTGTATATAAAAACAAAGGCGCCAAGCTGCAACGTGCCCTGATCAATTATTTTATTGACGAAGCCGAGAAAGCAGGCTATAGCGAGGTAAGCGTGCCACTGATGGTAAACGAAGCATCGGGCTTTGGTACATCACAGCTGCCGGATAAAGAGGGACAGATGTACCATGTAGGTATCGATAACCTGTACCTGATCCCTACTGCCGAGGTGCCTATTACCAACCTGTACCGCGAAGTAATATTGAAAGAAGATCAGTTGCCGGTTCGTAACTGCGGGCACACCCCATGTTTCCGCCGCGAGGCTGGTTCATACGGTGCGCACGTACGCGGATTGAACCGTTTGCACCAGTTTGATAAGGTAGAGATTGTAACCATTGCCCATCCGGATAAATCATACGAAATATTGGAGCTGATGAGCAGCCACGTACAGGGCCTTTTACAAAAGTTAGGTTTACCATACCGTGTATTGCGCCTTTGCGGCGGTGACATGGGCTTTGGCTCTGCTTTAACTTATGATATGGAAACCTGGAGCGCCGCACAGCAACGCTGGCTGGAAGTTTCATCTGTATCAAACTTTGAAACTTTCCAGAGCAACAGGCTAAAACTCCGTTTCCGCAATGCCGAGGGCAAAACACAATTGGCCCATACGCTTAACGGCAGCGCGCTGGCCTTGCCGCGTATTGTAGCCACATTGTTGGAGAATAACCAAACTGAAAAAGGGATTAAAGTGCCGGAGGTATTGGTGCCTTATACTAAGTTTGAGTGGATTGATTAG
- the lnt gene encoding apolipoprotein N-acyltransferase, with translation MKKNLPLAILSGLLLWIAWPPTPYTTFLLFIGFVPMLLAIENIINDDKPKKGRRVFNVTFIGFFIWNSLSVYWVYNALKIVGEVVAIPITLIPYSLGPLLMAAAFWLYYRLRLVAPRWIALIGLVCFWIGYEYLHQSWDLYFPWMTLGNGFAVAHQWVQWYEYTGVYGGTIWVWVVNILAFLIYTSLREAQTKRLRMVLITAIVIVVAAPLGCSLLVYHSYVEEVNPSNIVIAQPNIDPYEKDGTIPAALQLDILIRLSTQVAQPNTEFFIWPETAIPAPVYINEEQIGQNDFIKQAQLFLRKYPNGNLVTGAETYRLYNNRATPTAVPSPWGGDQFADFYSTALNIENGDRIQTYHKSRLVPGAESLPFGDALSFLKPVFEHLGGATGNYAPEKDAKVLYSQSGIGVDPVICYESIWGGYIARSVKKGAQFIAIITNDGWWENTSGKDQHLDYAKLRAIETRRWVCQSANTGISGFINQRGDVVKHTEWWVKTSIKQDINLNSELTFYVKHGDYIPQAGSGLAGLGMMFLLGVRLRKKQTLTA, from the coding sequence ATGAAAAAAAACCTACCATTAGCCATACTATCAGGCTTACTTTTGTGGATAGCCTGGCCGCCTACCCCTTATACTACGTTTTTGCTTTTCATCGGCTTTGTGCCCATGCTGCTGGCTATTGAAAACATTATTAATGATGATAAGCCTAAAAAAGGCAGACGGGTATTTAATGTAACTTTCATTGGCTTTTTTATCTGGAACTCATTATCTGTTTACTGGGTTTATAACGCGCTTAAAATAGTGGGCGAGGTAGTGGCCATTCCCATAACGCTCATCCCCTATTCGCTTGGGCCGCTGTTAATGGCTGCTGCTTTCTGGTTATATTACCGGTTGAGACTGGTCGCTCCCCGCTGGATCGCACTCATTGGGTTGGTTTGTTTCTGGATCGGCTATGAATACCTGCACCAAAGCTGGGACTTATACTTTCCCTGGATGACACTTGGTAACGGCTTTGCCGTAGCTCATCAGTGGGTTCAATGGTATGAATATACCGGCGTGTACGGGGGTACCATATGGGTCTGGGTGGTGAACATCCTGGCTTTTTTAATTTATACAAGCCTTCGTGAAGCTCAAACCAAACGCCTGAGAATGGTATTGATCACAGCGATTGTAATTGTTGTAGCAGCCCCTCTTGGCTGTTCACTATTGGTTTACCATAGCTATGTTGAAGAAGTAAACCCATCAAACATCGTTATTGCCCAGCCAAACATAGATCCGTACGAAAAAGATGGCACCATCCCTGCCGCTTTACAGCTCGATATCCTGATCCGCCTTTCAACCCAGGTGGCACAGCCAAACACCGAATTTTTTATCTGGCCCGAAACAGCTATCCCCGCGCCTGTTTATATTAACGAAGAACAGATAGGCCAAAATGATTTTATTAAGCAAGCCCAGCTTTTTTTACGGAAGTACCCGAACGGTAACCTGGTTACAGGCGCCGAAACATACAGGCTATATAACAACAGGGCAACACCAACGGCTGTTCCCTCTCCGTGGGGCGGCGACCAGTTTGCTGATTTTTACAGCACTGCCCTCAACATTGAAAATGGCGACCGCATCCAAACTTACCATAAATCACGTTTGGTACCCGGAGCCGAATCATTACCTTTTGGCGATGCGCTCTCATTCCTGAAACCCGTATTTGAACATTTAGGCGGCGCAACCGGCAATTATGCTCCCGAAAAGGATGCCAAGGTGCTTTATTCGCAAAGCGGTATCGGGGTCGATCCTGTTATTTGCTATGAATCGATATGGGGAGGGTACATTGCCCGCTCTGTTAAAAAAGGAGCGCAGTTTATCGCCATTATTACCAACGATGGCTGGTGGGAAAATACTTCGGGTAAGGACCAGCATTTAGATTATGCCAAACTTCGCGCCATTGAAACCCGCCGCTGGGTTTGTCAATCGGCTAATACCGGCATCTCCGGGTTTATAAACCAGCGCGGCGATGTGGTTAAACATACCGAATGGTGGGTTAAAACCTCTATCAAACAAGATATCAACCTCAACAGCGAACTTACATTTTATGTTAAACACGGCGATTATATCCCGCAAGCCGGCAGTGGATTGGCAGGGCTTGGCATGATGTTTTTACTGGGGGTAAGATTGAGGAAAAAACAAACGTTAACGGCTTAG
- the rsmI gene encoding 16S rRNA (cytidine(1402)-2'-O)-methyltransferase has protein sequence MNQTGKLYLVPTPIGNLEDMTFRAIRVLKEVDLILAEDTRTSAPMLKHFEIHQKVFAHHQHNEHQSSNEIIKFLLQGKNIALISDAGTPAISDPGFFLVREALKFNIAVECLPGATAFVPALVNSGFPTDKFCFEGFLPLKKGRQTRYKFLAEEERTIILYESPHRLLKTLDEMATYFGADRQISVSRELTKMFEETVRGTVTEVKEYFETHPMKGEFVMCVAGAAAKPAKGKYDRDEEEE, from the coding sequence ATGAACCAAACTGGCAAACTATACTTAGTCCCCACCCCGATAGGTAATCTGGAGGATATGACCTTCAGGGCTATCCGCGTATTGAAGGAAGTGGACCTGATACTGGCTGAAGACACCCGTACTTCTGCCCCGATGCTGAAACACTTCGAGATCCATCAAAAAGTATTTGCACATCATCAGCACAACGAGCATCAATCAAGTAACGAGATCATTAAATTTTTGCTGCAAGGGAAAAATATCGCGCTCATTTCGGATGCCGGTACACCGGCGATATCTGATCCCGGTTTTTTTCTTGTTCGCGAAGCTTTAAAGTTTAATATCGCTGTGGAATGCCTGCCCGGCGCCACCGCTTTTGTGCCGGCGCTGGTTAACTCGGGTTTTCCTACCGATAAGTTTTGTTTCGAGGGTTTTTTACCGTTGAAAAAAGGTCGCCAAACCCGGTACAAATTTTTAGCCGAAGAGGAACGGACCATCATACTATATGAGTCGCCCCACCGTTTGTTAAAAACGCTGGATGAAATGGCAACGTATTTTGGTGCCGACAGGCAGATCTCGGTATCGCGCGAGCTTACCAAAATGTTTGAAGAAACCGTGCGGGGTACAGTTACCGAAGTAAAAGAATACTTTGAAACGCACCCCATGAAAGGCGAGTTTGTAATGTGTGTTGCCGGTGCGGCGGCTAAACCGGCAAAGGGGAAGTATGACAGAGATGAAGAGGAAGAGTAA
- the rbfA gene encoding 30S ribosome-binding factor RbfA: MESKRQQKFAGVIQEDLAAIFQREGMNYLPNTLVTITKVRVTPDLAIARIFLSFLGNPNVQTALHTIKSHASEIRYKLGARIKDQVRIIPQLEFFVDDTSEYVERMDKIFDKISKEERQPDTEEN; encoded by the coding sequence ATGGAATCAAAACGTCAGCAAAAATTTGCCGGAGTAATACAGGAAGACCTTGCAGCTATTTTTCAGCGCGAAGGCATGAATTATTTGCCTAATACCCTGGTAACCATAACCAAGGTGCGTGTAACGCCCGATTTGGCCATAGCCCGTATATTTTTAAGCTTTTTGGGCAATCCTAATGTACAAACCGCCTTGCATACCATCAAATCGCACGCTTCGGAAATCAGGTACAAACTGGGCGCCCGCATCAAAGACCAGGTAAGGATTATTCCGCAGCTTGAGTTTTTTGTTGATGATACCAGCGAATACGTTGAACGCATGGACAAGATCTTTGATAAGATCAGCAAAGAAGAACGCCAGCCCGATACCGAAGAAAACTAA
- a CDS encoding MBL fold metallo-hydrolase produces MAKVISFINNPYQENTYILYDETGECVIIDPGMYTAPEQNTVVNFIKNNNLKPVMLLNTHCHVDHVLGNKFVFDQYGLKPRFHAGESEVLAAVVAYAPSMGFRYDVSPMPDEYLPETGTIRFGNTTLHLIFAPGHSPAHLCFYDKEDKVLIGGDVLFRQSIGRTDLPGGNFTQLINNIETKLFTLPDDVTVYPGHGPETTIGYEKQNNPFLT; encoded by the coding sequence ATGGCAAAAGTTATATCATTTATAAATAACCCTTACCAGGAAAATACTTATATTTTGTATGATGAAACCGGCGAATGTGTGATCATTGATCCGGGCATGTATACTGCCCCCGAGCAAAACACCGTTGTTAATTTCATCAAAAACAATAACCTGAAGCCTGTTATGCTGCTCAATACCCATTGCCATGTTGACCATGTGCTGGGCAATAAATTTGTATTTGACCAGTATGGCCTTAAACCGCGCTTTCATGCCGGCGAATCGGAAGTACTGGCTGCTGTTGTTGCATATGCGCCATCTATGGGCTTTCGTTATGATGTATCGCCCATGCCCGATGAATACCTGCCCGAAACCGGCACTATCCGCTTCGGCAATACTACCCTGCACCTGATCTTTGCACCGGGCCATTCGCCTGCGCATTTGTGCTTTTACGATAAGGAAGACAAGGTCCTGATTGGCGGCGATGTGTTGTTCAGGCAAAGTATCGGTCGTACGGATTTACCGGGCGGTAACTTTACCCAGCTGATCAACAACATCGAAACAAAGCTGTTCACCCTGCCTGATGATGTTACTGTTTATCCGGGCCACGGCCCCGAAACAACTATCGGTTACGAAAAACAAAACAATCCGTTTTTAACTTAG
- a CDS encoding lmo0937 family membrane protein codes for MNSLLYIIAVILIIGWAIGVFFTSVGSLIHILLVIAIIALLLGVIRRSTAI; via the coding sequence ATGAACTCACTCCTGTATATAATTGCAGTCATCCTTATAATAGGATGGGCAATAGGTGTATTTTTCACATCAGTGGGCAGCCTGATCCACATTTTGCTGGTAATAGCTATTATCGCGCTTCTGTTAGGCGTAATCAGGCGGTCGACAGCTATATAA
- a CDS encoding glucose 1-dehydrogenase: protein MKKLENKVAVVTGASKGIGAGIAKSLASAGAAVVVNYASDKNGADKVVAEITAEGGRAIAVQGSVAKKADVDRLFAETKEAFGGVDVLVNNAGVYQFTPIEAVTEEEFHRQFDINVLGLLLATQGAVNSFGDKGGSIINISSTVTRITPPQSAIYTGTKGAVDSITQVLSRELGPKKIRVNAINPGMVETEGTHTAGFIGSDFQAELEKTTPLGRIGQPDDIAPVAVFLASDDSRWLTGEIILASGGVR from the coding sequence ATGAAAAAATTAGAAAACAAAGTAGCAGTAGTAACAGGGGCATCAAAAGGTATTGGTGCAGGTATAGCTAAAAGTCTGGCTTCGGCAGGTGCTGCAGTAGTAGTAAATTATGCATCGGATAAAAACGGTGCGGATAAAGTGGTTGCCGAAATTACAGCCGAAGGTGGCAGAGCTATCGCTGTACAAGGCAGCGTAGCAAAAAAGGCTGACGTTGATCGTCTTTTTGCAGAAACCAAAGAAGCTTTCGGTGGTGTTGATGTTTTGGTGAACAATGCCGGTGTATATCAGTTTACACCGATAGAAGCTGTAACCGAAGAAGAATTCCACCGCCAGTTTGATATCAATGTACTCGGCTTATTACTTGCTACCCAGGGAGCGGTAAATAGCTTTGGTGATAAAGGCGGTAGCATAATCAACATAAGCTCAACCGTAACCCGTATTACTCCTCCGCAAAGTGCTATTTATACAGGCACCAAAGGTGCGGTTGATTCTATTACACAGGTTTTGTCAAGAGAGCTTGGTCCTAAAAAAATCCGTGTAAATGCTATTAACCCGGGGATGGTTGAAACCGAAGGCACACATACAGCAGGTTTTATAGGCAGCGATTTCCAGGCTGAGCTTGAAAAAACTACGCCGCTTGGCCGTATAGGTCAGCCGGATGATATTGCACCTGTTGCGGTATTCCTGGCCTCTGACGATTCACGCTGGTTAACCGGCGAAATTATCTTAGCCAGTGGTGGTGTAAGATAA
- a CDS encoding peptidoglycan DD-metalloendopeptidase family protein — MDRHTLFANYINNHPEAIGKVVDFDAGHDRLYHFDLTAANKELTAEVINRPSMFSHLVNEKLRSNNCRYGIGGYMEHRTIYAFSSHFDTDDEPRRLHLGVDIWSDAGTPVYAPLDGIVHSYQDNNTIGDYGPTIILQHNLDGLTLYSLYGHLSRKSLEGLAKGMPVSKNRQIATLGNADENGHWPPHLHFQLMFDMEGKQGDYPGVGKFSEKEIWQRNIPDPGLILRFPDAVNVG, encoded by the coding sequence ATGGACCGGCACACGCTGTTTGCTAATTACATTAACAATCATCCCGAAGCCATTGGCAAAGTGGTTGATTTTGATGCAGGTCATGACCGCCTTTACCATTTTGACCTTACTGCCGCCAATAAGGAGTTGACGGCAGAGGTCATTAACAGGCCGTCGATGTTTAGTCATTTAGTTAACGAAAAACTGCGTAGCAACAATTGCCGTTACGGTATTGGCGGGTACATGGAGCACCGTACCATTTATGCCTTCAGCAGTCATTTTGATACGGATGATGAACCCCGGCGCCTGCATTTAGGGGTTGATATCTGGAGCGATGCCGGAACGCCTGTATACGCCCCGCTCGATGGCATTGTACATAGCTACCAGGATAACAATACCATTGGCGATTACGGCCCAACCATCATTTTACAGCACAACCTTGACGGCTTAACCCTTTACAGCCTGTACGGGCATTTAAGCCGTAAAAGCCTGGAAGGGCTTGCCAAAGGCATGCCTGTATCAAAAAACCGGCAAATAGCAACCCTTGGCAATGCCGATGAAAACGGACATTGGCCGCCACATTTACATTTCCAGCTGATGTTTGATATGGAAGGCAAACAGGGCGATTATCCCGGAGTAGGTAAGTTTTCAGAAAAAGAGATCTGGCAGAGGAATATTCCTGACCCCGGGCTGATATTGAGGTTTCCTGATGCGGTGAATGTGGGGTAG
- a CDS encoding SprT-like domain-containing protein: MDKVKVLEKYLPAEAAPLVARWIDYFKCEFKISRNRNSKFGDYRSPYGGKGHRISVNYDLNPYAFLVTTVHEFAHLHTWNEHKQKAKPHGTEWKNNFKKMMQPFFEKEIFPADIKKAIVNYLDNPAASSCSDLNLYRSLRKYDPPKASEAILTVEKIPLKALFKLKDGRVFRKDEKLRKRFKCTEVATKRIYLFSPVAEVELLEGATAA, from the coding sequence TTGGATAAAGTAAAAGTTTTAGAGAAATATTTACCGGCAGAAGCAGCCCCGCTTGTTGCCCGGTGGATCGACTACTTCAAATGCGAATTTAAAATTTCGCGCAACCGCAACAGTAAATTTGGCGATTACCGCTCACCCTATGGCGGCAAAGGTCACCGGATCTCGGTAAATTACGACCTTAACCCCTATGCATTTTTGGTAACCACAGTACACGAGTTTGCGCACCTGCATACCTGGAACGAGCATAAGCAAAAAGCCAAACCCCACGGAACCGAGTGGAAAAATAATTTCAAAAAAATGATGCAGCCATTTTTTGAAAAGGAGATTTTTCCTGCTGATATAAAAAAAGCCATCGTAAACTATTTAGATAACCCCGCTGCTTCAAGCTGCTCGGATCTTAACCTGTACCGTTCGTTACGCAAATACGATCCACCCAAAGCATCCGAAGCAATTTTAACGGTAGAAAAGATCCCGCTTAAGGCATTATTTAAACTGAAGGATGGTAGGGTATTCCGCAAAGACGAAAAGCTGCGTAAGCGGTTTAAATGTACCGAAGTGGCAACCAAACGCATCTACCTGTTTAGCCCGGTGGCTGAGGTGGAATTATTAGAGGGAGCTACGGCGGCGTAG